Part of the Deltaproteobacteria bacterium genome is shown below.
CGACGTCGTCGAACGCGTCCTCGGTGACAGCGGCGAGATCCGTGAGGACGACTGGAAGCGCCTCGCTCTCGCGCTGTGGCGCCTGCTTCCGGAGCCGCCGCCGCACGACGACCGCGCTGCGAAGTTCGGCGAGCTGTGGACGCTGCTGCCGGCCGACACGCGCGTACCGGACCACTCGATCTTCGAGCACCTTCGGCTCGCGTCTGCGTTCGCCGGCGCCGGTGACGATCCAGCGCTGATGCTCGTGAGCCTCGGGCCGGTGCAGTCGTTCATCGCCCAGGCGCGCAGCACGTCCGACCTGTGGGCGGGCTCGCATCTGCTGTCCAGGCTCGCGTGGGAGGCGCTGAAGCTCGTGTGCGAGGAGCTTGGGCCCGACGCTGTCGTGTTCCCCGATTTGTGGCGGCTTCCGCAGTGCGATGCATGGCTGGAGCACGGGCCCGCGAAACTGAAGATTCCAGACGAGTACCTACCGCCGGTCAAGAGCCCGGTATTTACGGACTCGCACCCACTGTTCTTTGCGTCGTTGCCCAATCGTTTCGTTGCGATCGTGCCGAGCGCCGAGGTCGACAGCCTCGCCGAGCAACTCGGCGGCTGCGTGCGCGACTGGGCGCTAAACCAGGCCAACGCCGGGTGGAACGAACTGCTCAACGCAGCGGACATCAAGGCCGACGATTCGTTGCGCGAATACGCATACCGGCAAATCGATGCACAGCTCGCCGGCTTTCCAGAGGTCCACTGGGCGGCGGTGCGCATCGGAGAAAAACCGGACGATCTGCGCGCCGCGCTCGCTCAGTTCTGCGACGGTGGCGAGCGCCCGGGCTGGTTCGGCACGGTGGCCGGCGGCCTCGTGCTCGCGGGCAAGGACGTGAAGGTGGACGGCGAGCCGTTTTTTGCGCCGAACGAGGGCGCGCGCTACCCGGCCGCGTACGACCTGCTCGAGCGCGCCGGCGCCGTCATCAAGGCGACCCGGACAGTCGAAGCGCTCACCCAGCAAGGTGACCGCTGTTCCGTGTGCGGCGAGCGTGAGTTTCTCGCGTTCAACAAGGAGGCGCGCAAGCACAACCGAAGTGATGGCCGAAGCGATCTGTGGCAGCGGATTGCCGAGCGCCAGCCGAGCCTGGCGCGACCCGGCGAGCGGCTGTGCGCCGTGTGCGCACTCAAGCGAGCGTGGCCGCGCCTGGCGCGCAACGAAATCGAAACTACCTTGCAGAAGCTCGGGAAAGACGCCGACGGCGAGCCCGTTCCGGATCGCCACATGCGGCGCTACGTCGTCTCGACCCACACGATGGCGCTCGCCCCGGCGCTCGATCGGATGATCGACCGCATTCGCGCCGGCGATACCGTCGGCCTGGACGGGCTGAAAAGCTCCCTCCCGGAGCATTTGCGCCCCGGGCAGCGGGGGGTTCGGCCGTCGGCACTGCCGCGCCGGCTCGCTAGCCGGTTGTCCGAGCTTCGCACGCAGCACGCGACCGAGGCGGACGTCATCCGCGCCCTGCCAGGCGCCCTCGACGCGCTGCGCGAGGCGATACACGGCTCGGAAACAGGTGCCGACGACGCGGACGAACGCGACGCGCGCAACCGGGCCGCGCGCGATCTTGCCGACCTCGAACGCGCGGTCAAGGACGCCGCCGGTCAGGCTCCCGATAGCTACTACGCCCTGGTCCTCATGGACGGGGACCGGATGGGCGCGTGGCTCGCGGCCGACGCCGACGGCCCGGTCGGGCGACCACCGCTGCGTGATCGGTTCCACTCGACGTTCGAGCGGGCCGCGGACGAGATCGCGCAGCGAGGGGAAGGACTCGAGCGTCTGTTTCGCGAGCGACCGGGCCCGTCGCCGGCCTACCACGGCGCGGTGTCGCGGGCGCTCAACGCGTTCAGCCTGCACGCCGTGCCGTTTGTCGTCGAGCGCTTGTTTCACG
Proteins encoded:
- the cas10 gene encoding type III-B CRISPR-associated protein Cas10/Cmr2, translated to MTADTDRWRRKVAAYLHDPPEKALIMKRVGHEQGTVKAMFKRLFGTSTIPDDLEATVERADWWAAAADRAQWPRALKDAVVWANEPELVHPLSGARYVLRGQVELTAKDVVAVGAMHTNDVVERVLGDSGEIREDDWKRLALALWRLLPEPPPHDDRAAKFGELWTLLPADTRVPDHSIFEHLRLASAFAGAGDDPALMLVSLGPVQSFIAQARSTSDLWAGSHLLSRLAWEALKLVCEELGPDAVVFPDLWRLPQCDAWLEHGPAKLKIPDEYLPPVKSPVFTDSHPLFFASLPNRFVAIVPSAEVDSLAEQLGGCVRDWALNQANAGWNELLNAADIKADDSLREYAYRQIDAQLAGFPEVHWAAVRIGEKPDDLRAALAQFCDGGERPGWFGTVAGGLVLAGKDVKVDGEPFFAPNEGARYPAAYDLLERAGAVIKATRTVEALTQQGDRCSVCGEREFLAFNKEARKHNRSDGRSDLWQRIAERQPSLARPGERLCAVCALKRAWPRLARNEIETTLQKLGKDADGEPVPDRHMRRYVVSTHTMALAPALDRMIDRIRAGDTVGLDGLKSSLPEHLRPGQRGVRPSALPRRLASRLSELRTQHATEADVIRALPGALDALREAIHGSETGADDADERDARNRAARDLADLERAVKDAAGQAPDSYYALVLMDGDRMGAWLAADADGPVGRPPLRDRFHSTFERAADEIAQRGEGLERLFRERPGPSPAYHGAVSRALNAFSLHAVPFVVERLFHGKVLYAGGDDVLAMVGVRDLLGVMQLLRCAYSGIEPPADPAGAWREAWLDDRAKEFARRRRFDLRNDHMRLSLRTGSGERLHRMLGHKATASMGVVIAHHMDPLGAVLRELREAEKRAKAAGRDAFSIALAKRSGGTSRFTCGWHVGAGGDGAYRSALDVLRDLRQAFAGSTSRGAAYAAPAWTDPLVGSARLDDGELIARIAEPTRYILRRQSRDGTDRSAAPRRADSLAKLTARERARRNDSGRRGRFDAGAFVRDALGVAEFLARAARRPREAGKSKPAADGAVVDRQEASR